One part of the Vitis riparia cultivar Riparia Gloire de Montpellier isolate 1030 chromosome 8, EGFV_Vit.rip_1.0, whole genome shotgun sequence genome encodes these proteins:
- the LOC117920025 gene encoding LOW QUALITY PROTEIN: sulfoquinovosidase-like (The sequence of the model RefSeq protein was modified relative to this genomic sequence to represent the inferred CDS: inserted 1 base in 1 codon) — protein MAALKISKKHHKHLNNPFPSTPSSLPLLRGSLFFNPQTFPSDQTFIVGKDFQVLWSTGNGGSLSISHKSNPSRPIWSTVPGQAFVSAALAETEVEESRGSFAIKDGNVHLLCNDQTVEDIRLINENDCYLEANELDFLSGNQGLDQKPYLKDTQFPILLVTGWVFRKKKKKCFQNTEIHERLQLEAERSTYARYWVLFDQKTSNQIGFQVKFGKPSFEFRSRAFPTASRRFRGLKRKLRRTGRSRLGWXLSFSRARGFVKVSSSEEEKEEEKVAESIGFNRVCLTYSSEENERFYGFGEQFSHLNFKGKRIPIFVQEQGIGRGDQPITFAVNLVSYRAAGDSSTTYAPSPHYLTSKMRSLYLEGYDYSVFDLTRKDRVQIQIHGDSVQGRILHGNSPSELIERFTETIGRLPELPEWIISGAVVGMQGGTDSVRQVWEKLQAHNTPVSAFWLQDWVGHRETLIGSQLWWNWEVDTARYWGWQNLIKDLSAQHIKVMTYCNPCLAPTNEKPNRRRDLFEEAKKLDILVKDKNGDTYMVPNTAFDVGMLDLTHPDTASWFKQILQEMVDGGVRGWMADFGEGLPVDASLYSGEDPIAAHNRYPELWAQMNREFVEEWKSAHSGKAREDPEEALVFFMRAGFRNSPKWGMLFWEGDQMVSWQANDGIKSAVVGLLSSGISGYAFNHSDIGGYCAVNLPVIKYRRSEELLLRWMEVNAFTVVFRTHEGNKPSCNSQFYSNHKTLAHFARFAKVYKAWKFYRVQLVKEAAQKGLPVCRHLFLHYPNDEHVHKLSYQQFLVGTEILVVPVLDRGKKDVKAYFPVGESCSWQHIWTGKLFAKPGSEVWVEAPIGHPAIFVKEGSIIGETFLKNLREFNIL, from the exons ATGGCAGCCCTCAAAATCTCCAAAAAGCACCATAAACACCTGAACAATCCTTTCCCATCAACCCCCTCTTCTCTCCCCCTCCTTCGAGGAAGTCTTTTTTTCAATCCCCAGACGTTTCCTTCTGACCAGACCTTCATTGTTGGGAAGGATTTTCAGGTACTTTGGAGCACCGGCAATGGGGGATCTCTCTCAATTTCTCATAAATCTAATCCTTCCAGACCCATTTGGTCAACCGTCCCCGGACAAGCCTTTGTCTCTGCAGCATTGGCTGAAACAGAGGTGGAAGAAAGCAGGGGATCGTTTGCCATTAAAGATGGAAATGTTCACTTGCTGTGTAATGATCAGACAGTGGAGGATATCAGGCTGATAAATGAAAATGACTGTTATTTGGAGGCAAATGAGCTTGATTTTCTATCGGGGAATCAGGGATTGGACCAAAAACCATATTTGAAAGATACCCAGTTCCCTATTTTGCTCGTAACAGGTTGGGTTttcagaaagaagaaaaagaagtgcTTTCAGAATACCGAAATTCATGAAAGGTTACAATTGGAAGCAGAACGCTCCACTTATGCAAGATATTGGGTTTTGTTTGATCAAAAAACAAGCAACCAAATTGGGTTTCAAGTGAAGTTTGGAAAGCCCAGCTTTGAATTTCGCTCAAGAGCTTTTCCAACAGCCTCCAGAAGATTTCGGGGGCTGAAGCGGAAACTGCGTCGGACTGGGAGATCACGACTTGGGT TGTTGTCCTTTTCAAGGGCAAGAGGATTTGTGAAAGTTTCATCAtcagaagaggaaaaagaagaagagaaggtaGCAGAATCCATAGGTTTTAACAGGGTCTGTTTAACCTATTCAagtgaagaaaatgagagattttATGGTTTTGGAGAGCAGttttctcatttaaattttaaaggcAAAAGGATACCGATTTTCGTTCAAGAACAGGGCATTGGAAGAGGAGATCAACCCATCACTTTTGCAGTTAATTTGGTTAGCTACAG AGCTGCGGGTGATTCAAGTACAACTTATGCTCCTTCACCACACTATTTGACATCGAAGATGAGGTCTCTTTACCTAGAAGGGTATGATTACTCCGTGTTTGATCTAACAAGAAAAGATAGAGTTCAGATACAG ATACATGGAGATTCAGTTCAAGGTAGGATATTGCATGGAAACTCACCTTCAGAGCTCATTGAACGCTTCACAGAAACAATTGGGAGACTTCCTGAGCTTCCTGAGTGGATTATATCCGGTGCTGTTGTTGGAATGCAGGGTGGCACAGATAGTGTCCGCCAAGTTTGGGAGAAACTACAGGCTCACAATACCCCTGTTTCAGCATTTTGGCTGCAG GACTGGGTCGGTCACAGGGAGACTCTGATTGGATCACAGCTTTGGTGGAATTGGGAAGTGGATACGGCAAGGTACTGGGGATGGCAGAACCTAATTAAGGATCTTAGTGCTCAGCATATTAAAGTGATGACATATTGCAATCCTTGCCTAGCTCCG ACTAATGAGAAGCCAAACAGAAGGAGAGATCTCTTTGAAGAGGCAAAGAAGTTGGACATCTTGGTGAAAGACAAGAATGGAGATACGTACATGGTTCCAAATACAGCTTTTGATGTGGGAATGTTGGACTTGACACATCCAGATACTGCAAGTTGGTTCAAGCAGATCTTACAAGAAATGGTGGATGGTGGAGTAAGAGGATGGATGGCTGATTTTGGTGAAGGCCTTCCAGTGGATGCTTCCCTCTATTCAG GAGAAGATCCTATTGCTGCTCACAACAGATATCCAGAACTATGGGCCCAAATGAACCGAGAGTTTGTGGAAGAATGGAAAAGTGCCCATTCAGGCAAGGCAAGGGAAGATCCAGAAGAGGCCTTGGTCTTTTTTATGAGGGCTGGTTTCAGGAATAGTCCCAAATGGGGAATGCTATTCTGGGAAGGGGACCAAATGGTGAGCTGGCAGGCAAATGATGGGATAAAGAGTGCTGTTGTTGGCTTGCTGAGTAGTGGGATTTCTGGCTATGCATTTAACCACAGTGATATTGGAGGCTACTGTGCAGTAAATTTACCTGTTATTAAGTATCGAAGAAGTGAAGAGTTGCTTTTGCGATGGATGGAGGTTAATGCTTTCACCGTTGTCTTCCGAACACATGAA GGAAACAAACCATCCTGCAATAGCCAATTCTATTCAAACCACAAAACTTTAGCACATTTTGCACGCTTTGCAAAAGTGTACAAAGCTTGGAAGTTCTACAGGGTCCAACTTGTTAAG GAAGCTGCTCAGAAAGGCCTGCCTGTTTGCCGGCACCTATTTCTCCACTACCCAAATGATGAACATGTTCATAAGTTGAGTTATCAGCAGTTTTTGGTTGGTACAGAGATCCTAGTGGTGCCAGTTCTTGACAGAGGCAAAAAGGATGTTAAGGCCTACTTTCCAGTTGGAGAAAGTTGTTCTTGGCAGCATATATGGACAggaaaattatttgcaaaaCCAGGTTCTGAAGTTTGGGTGGAAGCTCCAATTGGCCATCCTGCCATATTCGTTAAGGAGGGTTCTATTATTGGAGAAACCTTCCTGAAAAATCTGAGGGAATTCAATATTCTGTAA